The genomic region GTCCTCATTTTGCAGTCAGGGAAACTGAGTCTGAGAGAGGTTGTCACTGACTCCTAATCTCACGGCTGGTTAGTAGCAAAGCTGGGCTATGAGCTGCAGCAACCCCTACCTGTACTGCTCCTGTTTCCCCTCTGTAAAGGTCTAGCCATCCAGGTAGCAGTGGGCTGGAATGTGTCCGTGTGTGGTCAAAGGCAACAGAATGCTTTCCCATAACTGCAGTGGTGACAGAGGAAGTGATGACGACCTTGGAGTGTTAGCGTGGCTACTTGCTGCTCTGAGTGCTCTTTGTGTCTTTTCTCACCACAACCCAATATGGAAGGTACTTTTAGCATCCTCGTTTTTGAGATTCTGAAGCCCAGAAATCAAGTAGCTTTGCCAAGGGCACAAACAAGAAATCAGCAGCACTGGGATTCAGATGTCTGAATCGTCCTCACTTCTAACCAGCGGGCTGCACTGTCCCTCCATATGATTTATAGGGGGAAGAAAGAACCGTGAGTAGCAAGTTGTGCTGAGTTGGTTCCCTTCTCAATCCAAATATTGAGAGTAAATCTGGCTCAGAGGTTAAGCAAATGGATCTAAAAGGACTCGATTGGAAGAATCTCATTAGGCAGATGCTGCAGTAAGTGAATTCCTCTTTTCTattagtgggaaaaaaaatcctttttggaCAGCATGAGAAGCCCTAATTTTTGCCGTGGTATTAGAAAGCGGAGTCCATTCACAGCTGCCTGGGGTTCTTATAGTCACCATCTGTGGGTCTTTGCCATTGGTTTTACATGGTTTTAGAAATGCAAACCGTAGAGATAGCAAAGACTGGTTTCCCCTTGCAGgctttaattagaaaaaaagatttcgTTTTGGTTAATTGAGTAAGAGACTATAGGCAATAAGCTAAGCAGGTGTAGGAAGGAGGAGACATAAAATACATCTTTGCTGTCCTGGGCAGAGTGggtcctcaataaatgtctgttttcctctcctgcccccagcaTATCCTGTCCTCACTGTCCACAGGGGCAAAACCAGAAGTGGTCCAGGAATAGGAGCTATAGAGGGTGTAATGACGAGAGGGATAGGTATAAACATGGGGTAAGGCCTTTTGCAATGACAAAATTCAGATGGGGTCTTTAGGATTAGGGGAAAATAATGCAAGATCAGTGGGGTAGGCTCCCTGGCCTCTTTTTGGAGAGGATGTTGCACTATCTTTCACGTTTATAGATGATGCAACCTTTTCACAGCATTTATTTGAGAGTGTAAAGTGTGTACTGGGGACGTAGTAATGGATAAGATGCACACATGATCCCAGCCCTCCAGACCACCTCTTTATATGTCTGGAATGTCTGGGAATACAGGCAAATCACCTAGTtgctctgaacctcagtttttttGTCTGCAAGATGGGGCTAATACCCACCGCAtagggttattttgaggattaaatgagatggggCCTATACAGCACTCGCGACTGTTTGGCAAGTGCTAGGTTCTTCGTAAATAGTGGCTATTAATTATTCTGTGGAAGAGCAGATCTTGGGCTCTTTAGGGGTTATATGGGGATGGGTGGGAGATAGCTCCCTGCTCATAGGAGTTTCAGCCCAGGGACTTTGGCAGGTGCTAAGTTAAAGCATCTCTATGCCCCAGGAAAGAAGTGTGGGTCCACGCCTGGCTGTTTTGGTGTTGGTCCAGGAAGGAAGAgatgggggttgggaggaggagATGCTCCTAGCAAAGTTAAATTAAGGCAGTAACTCCAGGGGTTCTTAATAGTTGACTGTACGTAGCCTGTGACAGTTGACCGCTTACTCTGAGATCTGATAATGTTCGATTCACCATGCTCCTTTATTCCTGGTCATCTTTCAGCTCCATTAGAGACACATTTTTCTGGACTTGTTGCTTCAAGGTCCCTGTGCCAGGCAGATGGCCACGCCCCTGTACATGAACAAAAGCAGGGATTGTTTCTCTAACCGACTATCAGTGTGAGGTCAGGGGAATTTTCCGAGTTTTAGAAGTTGGAGACAGGCAGAGATGGAGTAATGGTCCTCCAGGGTGAGACGGGTCTGTTGGTCTTTCCCACTCTTGCTGGTCAGAAACATTCCAGGGAGTGGGCAGGCATCAGCTTCCACACAGACTGTAGACCTTTCCCACCCGGCTGGGCAAGAGCAGGCCAGGGATAACTCGCTGCAAAGAAAGGTCGGAGCATGGCTGGTGGCAAAATGCAGACACAGGCAGGTCCTTCTTTGGTTTGTGTGCCTGAAGTTGGACGTACTTGAAGAGCCTGCACATTTGTGTGTAATTGTGCATTACTATTGGtgagatgatgatgattattttttaatcattgttATTAAAGTGGGGCTTTGGTCTCAGGTACCCTGAACTTAGATCTCAGTCTGcctcttgctgtgtgaccttggacaggtgaCTTGACCTGATTAGgacttagtttccccatctggaaagtGAGTAATAGTTTAATACCTAACAGGGCTGATGTGAGGCTAGATGGAGTTCTGGACACAGAACCTGGCACGTGGTGAGCCCCCGTGACTGTGGGGACATGGTCACTGGGGGCAGGTTTTGGGGTGTGCAGTTATAAAGTGTGATCCCCCAGACATCTATCTCCCTCAGCCCTGGCCTGGGTAGCAGATGGGCTGGATACTGAAGTGGAGCTCCTGTCTCCTGGAGGACTCAGTTCCCCAGGGAAGCTGGCAGTGGCCCTCACAGGAGATGGCTACTTGATCAGATGTCACTCCCTGCTTGAAACTGCCAGTGGCCCTGGAGGTGAACTTAAAGCTCTCACCTGGCTCCTTGCCGACCTCTTCTCTCTGTATGTCCCTTTCTTCTCTGTGGCCATACCAGACTTTTTTGAGATTCCTCACTCATGTTCCTGCCCTGAGGTCTTTGCCCCaggctgtttcttctgcctgaaacaccctctctctgtctccatctctcctttGCAATCAACCTTCCCTGACCACTGTCCCCCCTGGTCTGGGTCCTGACACTTGCCTTTAGGAGCATTTGGTTCAGCTCGTGTGGTTATGTGACAAACCCTCTTGCCTGCTAGAATGGacactccttgagggcaggctcTGTCCCTTGCAGAGGCCTACCATCAGGCAGGACTCAGATTCGACTTCTCTAACCAGTTTGGGACCCCAGCCCTGCAACTGATCAGTCACTGGGGCAAGTCACATCCTCTCCCTGGTCCTCAGGTTTCTCCTCTGTTGAATGGGAATGAAATGCACCTGCCTTATGGGGTTGTCATGAGAATAAAGCAGGCGGAGGGGATAGTCCCGTGCCTGGTACATGGCAAGTGCTCAAAAACATGTTTGTCTCAGTTGTCATCAAGGTAAACAGTAGCAGTTactagtaaattttaaaaggtttccTGGAGAAGTAAACCATCTATTCCTTACTTCACAAATTGGAGTAAGGCCCCCATCCATTTACTGTGACCCCCAGAGCTGAGAGCCCCTGGGCCATCCCACCCATTTCCCCCTGAACGGCTTCTATTGCCTCAAGGTTTCACTCCTTGTGGGTCCTGTCTCCAGACCAGATAACAGATGCCTGTAGACATGGGGTTGGTCAGTGACATGGCGTATGTTAGCATCACCCCTGTGAGTTGGATGCTGCTACCATGGCAAGCACTGTGCCTTTGCCTGAGCACATCACAGCCTCCCAACAGGGCTTCAGAGCCTAGGTAACATCCCGCCATTAGGGCAGGGCCCAGGGTGGATTTGGACCCAGGCATTTCCTACTACAGAGTCCCTATCTGTCCTTCCAGTCCACCGCTCAGCCTTGTGTCTCAGGTTTTCCTCCAATCCAGATTGTGAGAGCAGGAAGGACTTGCTTTCAAAGAAGCCTTTTATTATCTGCATGCAGAGCATTGCTTAGGCCTGAACAATAAAGACCAACACCTTACTCCTTACACAGGCGTCACCATGTCCTGAGTGAGAACTGCACCAGGTTGGTGTTGCTTTCTCAACTGGATGCTCCACACCTTTCAagcactaaaaaagaaagaaagaaaaaaaaaaagattagggcACAGGCAGAAGAGTGGAATGTCCCTTCCATTAATACCACTTCTAGGGTTTTCTTTTTAGGAAATAACCAGAAATGTGCATCAAAGTTTATTGTGCCAAGGTTTTCATCACCAAGCTTTATCCCTGATACTGAGAAATGAACCAATGAAACCAAGTGCCAGTTGGGACTGATTATAAGAAGAGGGCACAGTCATCCCGCAGACCCATGGGTGGCTGTTAAAAGTCAAGTTCTAGGAGATTATTTCATGATAAAGGAAAAGGCTCACATTATGTTAAGGAAAACTAAAGAACACAAATTAACAGTAGTTATCTCTGGGTGGTGTGATTGTGGGCGGGTTCATCTTATTCTTTATACCTTGCAGTATTTTCTACATTGTTGTACAAGTGGTGTTCTATCATCAGAGAGTTTTAAATGGTCACACACAACAGCAAGTGTTAAAGGTACCTGGTGGGCACTGGGTGGCTGGGGATGGTGGTCTCAACACCTCAACCTCACCCTCAGTCATGCCTTCTCACCCGGTTGCTTTCCCCAGTTTGCCCCAGCCCCTTGCCATTCCTGACTGTGTCAGTCTTAGCTCATCATCCACCCTTCCCACAGGCCAAGTGGGGGCCTCCTGCCCTGGCTTTCCCAATTGGTGATTTAGTGAGGTGACCGCCCTGGTCCTATTCCATCCTGTCTTGCAGAGTTAGGGGATATGGAACTGAATTCAGGAATAGGCCCTCACGAACTGACTGTTTCAAGGAGAAAAGGTGGCTGATCATCTGTGTTTTCTGGCCTCTCCACCAGTTTCCAAACTCCATGGATTGTTAGCCACATTTCCCACATATCCCTTCTACACCCCCCACCAAAGGATTCCCTTTGGGTGTATCATCTCTTCCCCCAACAGACTCCTCACTTGAACCCAGGAACCAAGTCCCCCCTCCCCTACAGGGCCAAGCATGGCGTGGGTGGGAGGGGATGGGGCGCTGCACATAAACCCTCGGAGGACTAAATTGATTTGTTTCTAGTCTACATATCCTCCTTGCAGACTTGTTCTGATTTCTGGAAACCCTGGATTATAACATGGAGGCAGTCAAGGAGTTTGCCTCTAGTAATAATAAAAACGCTCTTTGGCTTTGCTGTGTGCAGGAGACTTTCACCCCCTACCCCCGTTCCTCCCTCGGCACCTGGTGCGATCACCTCTGCCTGAACCTTTCAGTGGTCGCGGGGGTGCCTCACCTTGGCCATCAAGTCCCCTCCAGCCTTATTCTTCCCCCACCTGCCCCTCTCCATGGGCTTCTGGAAGTGTGCCCTATGCTTTCCGACCTCTGGGCTTCCACATCGCCTGTTCCCTCCAACTTTCCCCTGCCTGATCCCTCTGCCTGGTCAGGGCTCAGTGGTGGCCCTCTTCCCACAGGAAGAAGCCTCCCTGTGCTCGAATCTGGGCAGGTccttcccctggtgtctctctcaccACGTCCTGCTCCCTAACCGCCCAGTGGGAGGTCATCAGCTGTGAGCTCCATGGGGTcagggactgtgtctgtcttGGTGACAGAGTCACTGCTgttccccagagcctggcacagtgtATGGCATCTGGCAGATGCTCATATCGTTGGTAAATGGAATCTGATGGaaataaaacttttatctttGACAAAGCTGCCTGAGTAGCACAACAGGTGTTGACTTGTGGGTTTGAAGCACCTGCTGAACTCCAGGTTAATGAGGGAGTGGAAGCCTTTTATTATCACTTAATAAACATGGCTGGTTATAGTGGGGATCTTCCAcagtgtgggggagggagaaTAACACAAGAGGTTTCGGGGAAAAGTTGAGGACTAGGGGTCTGGATATAGGTTTTGCCCTTGGACATGGAGTACCGGAGAGGGTGTGTGTTCCTTGAGCAGGAAACAGATGGGTCATGAGGCACTCAGTTTGGGGTCAAGGAGCCCCCTTGAAGCTGTGGTGGAATGAAGTTGCAGCTGTTGGAATGAAAGTTGGTTTGCTCAAGATGCTCAGTTTCTGGCCCAAAAGTCAGGCTGTGGGCCAGGAAGAGGCCACCCAGCACTACAAGGCTGAGCGCCTGCAAGGAGAGACGGGGCTGCAGTGAAGAAAGTCTCAGCTGTGCCAGAGCAAGTTTTGAACACCTCAGCTGGTCAGGGGGGCCTGGCCCGAGAGGTGCATATGCCAGGGGCTGCTGTCAGGACAGCGCCTCCCAGGGAGCCCTCCACACTCTGGCTCCTCCTGTGAGGTGGAACGAGGGGGGAGGGGTTAGCACTCACCCCAGGAGACAGTGAGGAGGTCCACTGAGCACCCTGGACCTGCCGCTTCCTGGAGGGTCAGCCTGGGGGGAGCCTTGGCCCTTGGGCTGACGCTCCCTCTTCTGACCTGTGGCTTGGTTTTGCCTCTCTAAGCTTCGGTTTCTTCACCTAAGTGAGCCAGAAAACCCCTATACCTCAAAGGGTCCAGGGAATGTTAAAGTAGATCAACCACCTAAAATGCACGCCTGCCACATGAAAGCAACTAATTGATTTTCGATTTTTATCATCACGGTTTATACTGTCGTAAGAGCCCATAGCTACAGTGTGCGGCAttctttattcctgattttaCGGAGTCCTGAGGACAGTAGGCGTTTAtcggttgaatgaatgaatgaatgaatgcagaaaACAGTTTTGTTCAGATTCCCACGTTTATTTCCACATGGAGACCCAGGCCACTGCCGGCTGCTGCTTTTTCAGGCTCGGCGTCCGCCCACAAACTGGCGATTCCTGAGAACCTACTGGGCGGACGAGGAGTCGCACAGCTCGTGGCTCGTCCTCATTCTCACCCCCACagttgaggaaagtgaggcttgaGCAAGACCTGACACGCCCAAGGTCAGCCTAGCGGGGCGGTGGGGCTCCACGCGCAGGCTCCGGCCCTCGCCCGCCAGGGCTGCCTCTGCTACCCCTGGCGCGGGCGTCGCCACAGTCCCCTCCCGCTCTGATGAGTCCGGAGAGCCGCCCCCGGGTGTCCGCGGCGCCTTctaggctgggggagggggctgcgcaCCCCTTCCCTGACCGGGGACATTCTCTCCGCTGAATCTGGCTTAGGTGGCGGAGGATGCCCGGGGCCAGATCCGCcgtcttccctcctcccctcccagccttcCCAGGGACCCAGGCAGGGCGTGGGGAGAAGCAGTGCGGAGCGGCGGCCGGAGGTGACTGCGTCCGGGTCCCGCGCCACCCTGCTCCGGCGCCCGCGGGGGTCCGCGGCCCGCCTCCCGCCCACGTGGCCGGCCAGGCCTCCccgccccaggccccgccccgcccggggGAGCCGCTcccccagccgccgccgccgccgcggtgCGCTCTCCAGCCCCGGCGGGCCGAGCCTGCGCTGGGCGCCGAGGTGAGTGTGGGCGGCTGGCCCGGAACCCTGCCCCTCCACTAGTCACCCCGGCGGGACACCCCTGCCACACACCCTGGAGCGGGACACTTTCTcgggctgcctcctcccctgccttcACCCCCCCATCCCCGagctgcacccccacccccacctccaagTCCCCCCTGCCGGTCCCGGTGACCGCAGCGAGCTCCGCGCGCCCTCCGGCCCGGGGCACTCGGAGCGCTCGGCGGCGCACTGGGCGCCTGGGCGCAGGTGGGCAGTGCCGCCACCAGCCCGAACCGGCCGCCGCTCGCGCTGGAGACCCTGACTTTGGTCCCCTGGTAGCTCTTGGACGAAAGTTCCTGGAGCCACTTCCGGAGAGGGAGGCGCCACCTGTCCTGGGGCAAAGCCCCTTTCTCTCGGGGCTTTCCTCAGCCCTGGTGGGGCGCCCGCAGGTCCGCGTCGCGTCTGGCGCTGCTGGTCGTGGCTCGCAGGGCCGCCGGTCACTTCGCGGCGTGGAACCTGGCTTTGAGCGCGTGGGACGGCGGCAGCGGTTCCGGGCCCACCGGGCCCTTGTGCTGGCGGCTGCATCTTTTAAATTGCGCGACCAGAGGATCCTGCGACAGAGGCCAGGGAGGCGGGCACCAAGGGGTTAAGGTGAACCATCGTGCCTCGTAGCCAGAGAGGGGTGAGCATTTCCTGAGGGTTGAAGTTGACCGAGCCGGCTGGAAATCGGTTCCCTTGGGCTTTGCCACGAGGAAGAGCTGCGCTTGCATTATCAGCAGCCTCATCGTGGACTTGAACAGAGCGGCTTGTGGCTGGAGGACTCTTGCTCCGTTTAACGCCTGAACCAGGCTTGCTTCCAGcagttggcaaggatgtgagaaCTGCCGAACAGGAGTTGTCCTGGATGCACCGGCAGAAACTTACTTTTAAGCATTTCATGCGCTACCAGGGTATAACCACTTTCTTCCCTGGGTTGTGGGAGAGGCGAGTTTTGCTGTCTTTGTCTTAGCTATGTagtcctgggcaagttacttcgcctatttgtgcctcagtttcctcatctgtaaaatggggatgataatagcgCAAACCTTAAAGGGGTGTGTAAGATTAAAGTCCTTAAAATAGTGCTGAGACAAGGTGAGTTCTAGTCTGTTAGCTGTTCTTGTCGTTCTTACGGCCGTCTCTCTCACAGGTCATCCCCATCCCCAGCTCCCCAGTGAGGTGGCGGGCAGGCTCTTGGGACTTCCCCTTCTCTTGCTTAGGACCTAGATTATTTACACAGTAGCTGTGGTGTCCCCTTCAGCCTTGAAACACGTGGGCTTTGCAGTACCACCTCCTATGGTTAACCAGTCTTATGCAAAATGTATCTCAGAATGTAAGATTAGAGGTGACCTTTCTCAAGGTCATTCCTGGGAAATAGGGTCTCAGACCTTCTCTGGAAGCTCTGGGATATGACTGGATGTTTGCCTTGCTGGGGTGCAGTGGATAAGGTTTCACTTGAATTCCTTCATGGCCCTCTGACAGGCTGACATCGTCTAGTGTCTGTGAGTGTAGGAATCTATTTAGGGGCCCAAGAGTCTGATCTCGTCCCCTCCCCTCCATTTGTTCACCTCCAGCGGACTGTCCCTGCCATCAGCGGAGTCTGGGCCGCACCagttcagtttccttcttttggcGGTGGTAACCACAGTCAGGAGTTCTGTACCTGGGGCTCCAGGAATCCCCTGAAATGTGCTTGAGATGTTTGGAGCACAGTGTATATTTTTCCAGAGGGTCTCCTTTTCATCATATTCTGCAAAAGGTTGCACTCTGCAGAAGTGGACCCTGAACTGCTGGAAGATGGGAGTTTACCCCCTGTACAGGGCAGGCCCAAATTTTTAGGGAGTTGAGATGTCAGCATTACCTCTGTCTCCCAGAGGTGGAGGTGCATACGTGTTCCTTTGTGCCTTTGCTCAGAACACACCTTCCAGTGGAAAATTCAGATCTTGACTTGAGGAAATCTGATAAAGAAGTCAGTTGAGTAAGGGAGAAGTCAGGCTGTGGGGGTAGGGACTATTGGCCTGAGGCGAGGCCTTTAGAATGGGTTGCAACTCAAGAAAATTTGAGCTCAAGTTGTCAAGAGACTTctgagggcctttgcacatgctcttccctctgctgagCACACTTTCCCACGACTTCTTCTCATGTCTGGCACTTTTTTGCCCTTTAGCTCAGATATCTCTGTAGAGGTTTTTCCTGGCCACTCTGTCCAAAGCAGCCCCATCCCCCATCAGTTTGTGTCAAATTCTCCCCTTGTGTTTTATTCATGGATCTTACCTGAAATGGTCTTACTCTGTATCTAGTTATGGGTTTATGGCCAGCATCCATCCAAGAGAATGCAGAATCCGAGAGGGTGGTGGAGTCTGGGCTGCGCCAGttcagtttctttcctttggCGGTGGTAACCACAGACAGGAGTTCTGGGTTGCCCTGGTCACTGCTGAACTCTGgcccctggcacagagtaggtgctcaatcaatGTCCCTGAGTGTCAGAATGAATGAACTTACACTGAGTGAGgtgaggtgaggctggagagctTTGAAGAGGAGTGAAATGCCAAGGAACTGGCTGTTAGGAGCTCTGGGTTAAAAGTGCCCTTTAAGGTTCACACAGTTTAAACCACCTCTGCAACATCTCTTCCTATTACTGCTTAACCCAAGCTTGAATCCTCCAGTGACAGGGAACTCACTGCCTCTCAAGACAGTCCATCCCGTTGGAGGGAAGATGTGGGGTACAGAGCACCACATACGGTCCATGTCCTCCCTCTGATGGGGATGAGGTGTGGCCTCCAGGCTTCTGCGCTCTACCGCTCCAGTCCTCCTGGTCTACTTTGCATCCTGATTACCTTTCATCCATCACATCCCAGTGAGCTGCGTCTACTTCTCTGCCATCACCAAGGTTCCCGAGCCCCTGACCAGAACTCAGTATGCTACTGAGTCATATGTCATCAGAGGGTGCCTGAGACAAAGACGCGTCAAGAGAAAACTGCTGTTGTTTACAGAGATTCAAGGCCAAGTTCTGTATTGTTCAGGACCCTGCAGCTGCATTGGGCTCAGGGTGGATGGAGTGGGGAAGGGGGGGCTCTGTTTGTTTCACTCTTTTGTTCTTTCcctgtttttttcctgaatgaTTCCTTAATCAATTTATTAATTGTGGcactagatatatttttaaaaaattgatactTGGACCCATTGTCTTAATGGTTTGTACAAATATTGTCTGATTCATATCACCTCACCGGTACAGGTTGGAACTTGAgctaaaatgaaatgtttttgtaTATGATTCTGATTTGTTGAGTCCGTTCAAATTTCTGTGTGGGCGATCACTACTGTAATGGGTGGAGGGGGCTCTCCTACAGAGAGGTGTGTGCCTTAGCCACTTCACTCAGCTCATTTACTTCATTTGTTCAGGAATCTTTTATGGAGGGAGGGCTCTGGCACTGGCCACACAGCGGTCAAGGAAACCAACAGCGTTCCTCCCTTGTGGGGTCAACATCCCTGAGGCAGAGATGAACAACAGACAGCTAGATCCATAAGATGATGTCAGGGAGTGTGATCAGTGTAACGAAGGAGATGAAGCTGGGACAGGGAAGAAAGCAGAGTTGGTTTAGGTCAGGGAAAGTCTTCTGAGGAAGCAGCATTTGAGCGGAAACCTGGATGAATGAGGGAGCAGCCATGTGGGTCTCTGGGGGGAAGACCATTCCGTGCATATGGAACGCAAGGTTGTGGTCAAACTCCTGGTGTGGCCAGTCAGCTCTGGAGCCCTAGACATGGTCTATCacactggggaagggagaggggaaaggaggcagTGTGGGAAGAacctccctcacctcctgctcAAATCCTAGAAGGTGGCTGGAGTAAAATCTCAGCATTGTGTACTTTCCTGGTTGACCAGAAGGCTCATGGCTTCCTTTCCAGAGGGTGAGACCTGGAGTGATGATGTTTCTGAAACTGCCACTGGGGCAATGAGCATGAGCCTACGGGGCACTGCTGGAATTGTAACTACACATAGTAAGACTTGCCCTGGCTGTGGACTCCTTCCTCTTTTGTGACATTTGGTTACATCTACCTCATCACCTAGAGGGAACCATCTAGAGGGAAAGTAGTTACTTAGCATGGCtttgatggaaaaaaaatgaaaatatgagaatGTATAGAATCATGGACCAGGAAATGAATGCTTCCCATTCTCTCCATTGATTGGTTGCTTGATCAATTGATGTTATTTAACACAGCATAAAGGAAGTGTGACAGGGAGGATTCTTGGAAAAAGTGACATCTAAGAAGGTGCAGAGGCAGATGGCTGCAAGTCACCCCTATTGGAGGGTGAGGTGGGATGGAAGGACGagagaagagcatgtgcaaaggtccagaTAAAGAGTTACCAGCTCTCAGATGATGCAAGATTCTCGTTGGTTTTagcagtgtgtatgtgtgcgtgcgcATGCATGCATGTATTGGAATATATGTGGAAGAGGAACTGACATAGTAGCCCTCAATAAATGCCAGTTTATCTGAATGGCTGTGCCTTGTGCTACTGGGCTCTGCACTGACATCCTCATATAATTTCTACAGCTATCCTGTGGCACAGGCTCTTTTACTATCTCCATCTTCCAGACCAGGAATGTGAGGTGTGGAGTGATGAATAACTTGCCACCTGTGTGTCTTCCTGGGGTTCTGCTCGGTTGTGTCAGGAGACATGGAGGTGAGGAGGATCTTCCCCAAAAATTTATTCAGTGATGTCAAGAGAGACgggtatttttaaatgtcttcaaaaGGCCTCATCTTGGTGCACATCCCCATGGAATGGCAActctgggaggcagaggctgctCCCAGCTGAACGCGCGGTCCCTGGCACAGGGACGGTTTGTTGGGATGTTAGTTGGATGCCCCAGGGTCTCTGGTGGCCACGGAACACCAAAGCTGGAGGAGGTCAttgccttcatttcttcatttcccaGGTGTCTCCTGACTTTTCCAAGGTGGGCCCACAAGTCAGGGCAGAAGAAGACTTGGGGCCCCAGTCAAAACCAGAATGCTCTAGAAAGAGAGGCTGGGGCCCTTGGCCAGAGTCGAAGGACAGAGGAGGCAATTTGCTGTCTTGTCTGGCTCAGCTAGCTAAAGACCAAGCTAGTTATTTAATAGTCAACTTGATTCCTTGTCCCAACACCCCACCTCCCCTTCCAGCCAGCATATGGTAACTTTATGGGTCTAGATTTGCTTTGCTGCTGATAGAACCCCAAGCTCTGAAATCGTCTCTGATTCTGAGCCCAGTAATATTTTCCTGGAAACCGGAGCAACTTACTGGCTGGCTTTG from Equus caballus isolate H_3958 breed thoroughbred chromosome 16, TB-T2T, whole genome shotgun sequence harbors:
- the SPATA12 gene encoding LOW QUALITY PROTEIN: spermatogenesis-associated protein 12 (The sequence of the model RefSeq protein was modified relative to this genomic sequence to represent the inferred CDS: inserted 4 bases in 4 codons; deleted 4 bases in 2 codons; substituted 3 bases at 3 genomic stop codons), producing MTPQALGLSKQKDGEHSGFDWGPKSSSALTCGPTLEKSGDTWEMEMKAMTSSSFGVPWPPETLGHPTXHPNKPSLCQGPRVQLGAASAXPELPFHGDVHQDEAFXRHLKIPVSLDITXINFWGRSSSPPCLLTQPSRTPGRHTGQVIHHSTPHIPGLEDGDSKRACATGXLXKLYEDVSAEPSSTRHSHSDKLAFIEGYYVSSSSTXYSNTCMHAHAHIHTAKTNENLASSESW